A section of the Oryzias melastigma strain HK-1 linkage group LG14, ASM292280v2, whole genome shotgun sequence genome encodes:
- the bsx gene encoding brain-specific homeobox protein homolog, with translation MSMNYPPAASTHRSTSFFIEDILLHKPKPLRDVMPSPFCASLASRMPVLEYGYPLMPTPILAAHPHPLHKSEHHQYFFTSGMQMPALFQHHADLPGKHCRRRKARTVFSDSQLSGLEKRFEIQRYLSTPERVELATALSLSETQVKTWFQNRRMKHKKQLRKAQDDRKTPGDAERAAESCGEPDRTGEQLPHGLEPDSYMRDENDEDVDIEDDVCSPDHLL, from the exons ATGAGTATGAACTACCCTCCGGCGGCGAGCACGCACAGGTCAACGTCGTTCTTCATTGAGGATATTTTGTTGCACAAACCCAAGCCGCTCAGAGACGTGATGCCGTCGCCCTTTTGCGCCTCTCTGGCTTCCCGGATGCCCGTTCTGGAGTACGGATACCCCCTGATGCCGACCCCGATCCTGGCCGCTCACCCGCATCCCCTGCACAAGTCTGAGCATCaccagtatttttttacatcag gaaTGCAGATGCCCGCTCTCTTCCAGCACCACGCAGACCTGCCGGGGAAACACTGCAGACGCAGGAAGGCTCGGACAGTGTTCTCCGACTCGCAGCTCTCCGGCCTGGAGAAGCGCTTCGAGATCCAGCGGTATCTGTCCACGCCGGAGAGGGTGGAGCTGGCCACGGCGCTCAGCCTGTCCGAGACGCAG GTAAAAACGTGGTTCCAGAACAGACGGATGAAGCACAAGAAGCAGCTGAGGAAAGCGCAGGACGACCGGAAGACCCCCGGGGACGCGGAGCGCGCGGCGGAGAGCTGCGGAGAGCCCGACAGGACCGGCGAGCAGCTCCCGCACGGCCTGGAGCCGGACTCCTACATGCGGGACGAGAACGATGAAGACGTGGACATCGAGGACGACGTTTGCTCCCCGGATCATCTACTATAG